From the Paramormyrops kingsleyae isolate MSU_618 chromosome 7, PKINGS_0.4, whole genome shotgun sequence genome, one window contains:
- the LOC140592122 gene encoding uncharacterized protein isoform X5 codes for MMALGVNLMVICLVGVYYTDVGLTTGAGIGFPVKCDLSAGTSGSSSGPSEVQVATSTSGSNEGTGSFYLTGTVGSQGGQGSFQYVAVQPASGPIGNYASTVFVDSGRVQGQAVSQQGLTVVKQLGSQGLTSAQQLASQQGLTSAQQPWSQGLTGAQQLASQQGLTSAQQLGSGQSYTGAQQPWSQGLTSAQQLASQQGLTSAQQLGSKQSYSTAQQLASQQGLTSAQQPWSQGLNSAQQLGSGQGYAGAQQPWSQGLTGAQQLASQQGLTSVQQLWSGQSYAGAQQPWSQGLTGAQQLASQQGLTSAQQSWSQGLTSAQQLASQQGLTSAQQLGSGQSYAGAQEPWSQGLTGAQQLGSKQSYSTAQQLASQQGLTSAQKLASQQGLTSAQQPWSQGLTGAQQLGSQQGLTIAQQPWPQGLTSAQQPWSQGLTGVQQLVSQQGLTSAQQLGSKQSYSTAQQLASQQGLTSAQQLGSGQSYAGAQQPWSQGLTGAQQLASQQGLTSAQQLASQQGLTSAQQPWSQGLTSAQKLASQQGLTSAQHLGSGQGYAGAQQPWSQGLTGAQQLASQQGLTSAQQSWSQGLTSAQQLGSGQGYAGAQQLASQQGNCSSWTLYQKGVGSQQDYPSDQGLVSQQGSGNSVSLASGQTFGSIQDFGSQAASGHGSSGSTKQDYQLGSALSPSAVAPGSGWLGKSLQRFIPGN; via the exons ATGATGGCGCTTGGAGTTAATTTAAT GGTGATTTGCTTGGTAGGAGTCTACTACACTGATGTAGGACTAA CCACAGGTGCTGGCATTGGATTTCCTGTGAAATGTGACTTGAGTGCTGGAACTTCTGGCAGCAGCTCTGGGCCCAGTGAGGTGCAAGTGGCAACAAGCACTTCTGGTTCTAATGAAGGCACAGGGTCCTTCTACTTGACTGGCACTGTAGGCTCCCAGGGCGGCCAAGGATCtttccagtatgtggcagtccagCCTGCCTCTGGCCCTATTGGTAACTATGCTTCTACGGTATTTGTAGACTCTGGTAGGGTACAGGGGCAAGCAGTGTCACAGCAAGGCCTGACGGTTGTGAAGCAGCTAGGGTCCCAAGGCCTAACCAGTGCCCAGCAACTGGCCTCTCAGCAAGGCTTAACGAgtgcccagcagccatggtCCCAAGGCCTAACCGGTGCCCAGCAACTGGCCTCTCAGCAAG GCCTAACCAGTGCCCAGCAACTTGGGTCTGGACAGAGTTATACTGgtgcccagcagccatggtCCCAAGGCCTAACCAGTGCCCAGCAACTGGCCTCTCAGCAAGGACTGACTAGTGCCCAGCAACTTGGATCTAAGCAGAGCTACTCCACTGCCCAGCAACTGGCCTCTCAGCAAGGCTTAACGAgtgcccagcagccatggtCCCAAGGCCTAAATAGTGCCCAGCAACTTGGGTCTGGACAGGGTTATGCTGgtgcccagcagccatggtCCCAAGGCCTAACTGGTGCCCAGCAGCTGGCCTCTCAGCAAGGCCTAACCAGTGTCCAACAACTTTGGTCTGGACAGAGTTATGCTGgtgcccagcagccatggtCCCAAGGCCTAACTGGTGCCCAGCAACTGGCCTCTCAGCAAGGCCTGACTAGTGCCCAGCAGTCATGGTCCCAAGGCCTGACTAGTGCCCAGCAACTGGCCTCTCAACAAGGCCTGACTAGTGCCCAGCAACTTGGGTCTGGACAGAGTTATGCTGGTGCCCAGGAGCCATGGTCCCAAGGCCTAACCGGTGCCCAGCAACTTGGCTCTAAGCAGAGCTACTCCACTGCCCAGCAACTGGCCTCTCAGCAAGGCCTGACCAGTGCCCAGAAACTGGCCTCTCAGCAAGGCTTAACGAgtgcccagcagccatggtCCCAAGGCCTAACTGGTGCCCAGCAACTGGGTTCTCAGCAAGGCCTGACTATTGCCCAGCAGCCATGGCCCCAAGGCTTAACCAgtgcccagcagccatggtCCCAAGGCCTAACTGGTGTCCAGCAGCTGGTCTCTCAGCAAGGCTTAACCAGTGCCCAGCAACTTGGATCTAAGCAGAGCTACTCCACTGCCCAGCAGCTGGCCTCTCAGCAAGGCCTAACCAGTGCCCAGCAACTTGGGTCTGGACAGAGTTATGCTGgtgcccagcagccatggtCCCAAGGCCTAACCGGTGCCCAGCAACTGGCCTCTCAGCAAGGCCTGACTAGTGCCCAGCAACTGGCCTCTCAGCAAGGCCTGACTAgtgcccagcagccatggtCCCAAGGCCTAACCAGTGCCCAGAAACTGGCCTCTCAGCAAGGCCTGACTAGTGCCCAGCACCTTGGGTCTGGACAGGGTTATGCTGgtgcccagcagccatggtCCCAAGGCCTAACTGGTGCCCAGCAACTGGCCTCTCAGCAAGGCCTGACTAGTGCCCAGCAGTCATGGTCCCAAGGCCTGACTAGTGCCCAGCAACTTGGGTCTGGACAGGGTTATGCTGGTGCCCAGCAGCTGGCCTCTCAGCAGGGTAACTGCAGTAGCTGGACCCTCTACCAGAAGGGTGTAGGGTCTCAGCAGGACTACCCCAGTGACCAGGGCCTAGTATCCCAGCAGGGCTCTGGCAACTCGGTCAGTTTGGCTTCTGGCCAGACCTTTGGATCTATTCAAGACTTCGGTTCCCAAGCTGCCTCTGGTCATGGTAGCAGTGGGTCTACAAAGCAAGACTACCAGCTTGGCTCAGCTTTGTCTCCAAGTGCAGTGGCCCCTGGAAGTGGTTGGCTTGGGAAATCCTTGCAGCGTTTCATCCCAG GGAACTAA